GTTCCGCATGAATCAATCGTTTGGACAACTCCGATGCCGTGCGAACTCGACGCACCTCCTCTCCTGACAACTTCCACCGTTCAGCCAAATCTCCCAACGTCGTCGCCCATACGGATTCCTCTCCTCCTCCAAGTCCAAGCAATACCAATGCCAAGGAGGTCTCAAAATCAAGTGAAACGCGATGACTAAGCAATTCAGTCAAACGCGAAAGGTCCGCGTTGCAAAGCTGAGGAAGCACCTTCTGAGCGAGCCCGGTTTCGATGAGTAATTGCAATCCGCGGGGCGCAAAAACCGAGGATAGAATCCGCCGCATCTCAGCACCAATCCGCTCCCCACTGACAATTTCAATCGCGTCTGCCCGACGAATCAACTCGGCTCTCGTATCGGATTCAATCTCGAATCCCAGTGAGGTCGCAAAACGAACCGCCCGCAGCATCCGCAATTTGTCTTCGTCGAAACGCTGCTCCGGTAAACCAATCGTTCGTAAACACTTCATCGCCAAGTCTTCTTGGCCGCCAACGTAATCCTTAATCGCGTCCTCTAGGGGATCGAAGAATAATCCGTTAATCGTGAAATCGCGTCGCAACGCGTCATTCCGGGCATCGCCAAAGTGCACTCGGTCAGGCCGTCGACCATCGGAATAGTCTCCGTCACTTCGGAACGTCGCGACTTCCGTCGGATGAACGGAATCACTTTTCCTGCGTATCGCTTTTGGCGGTAACACTCCGATCACACCAAAAGACGCACCAAAAGCGAGCGTGTTGCGGTGCCCGAAAATCTTACGGACCCGGTCGGGAGTCGCGTCAGTGGCGACGTCAAAATCTTTTGGCAGTCGCCCCAGTAGCGCATCTCGCACACAACCACCCGCAAAAAAGGCAACGTGCCCCGCCGCATGCAGCACGCCGCAAATACGGAGTGCTTCGTCCAGTGAATTCTGTACGGCTGGCGGACGGTTGTTGTCGCCGTCGAAAAGCGGGCCTATTTTTGTCAAAGCAAGTCTTTCGCAAGAGAGGAATCGATCCACGAGTCACGATCGAGATTGTCGATCGTGACGTTTTCCGCTACAAGCTGTCATATGGACTGTCCGCCCGTCAAACCCAGCACTCGCCGTAAACGTGGTGTGGTCGCCGTGATTTTTCGCGACGCCAAACTGCTGGTGATCCGACGCGCGCTCACCGTGACTGCCCCAGGAAAACTGTGCTTGCCCGGCGGAGGGATCGAAAAAGGGGAGTCGGAAGAACAGGCATTGGTTCGCGAGATGGAAGAAGAACTCGCCATCCGCGTCACTCCAGTACAACTATGCTACCGCAGCGTCACCAGCTGGGGGACCAACTTGGCTTGGTGGTATGCCGAACTTCACGAACAAGAACATCCAACCGCGAACCCTGCCGAAGTCGCCGACGTGTTTTGGATGAGTCGCGAAGAGGTGCGAATCGCGAACGATTTGCTTCCCAGTCTACCGCCGTTTCTCGTCGCCTGGGAACGCGGTGAAATCGGTCTTGATTGCGATTGGTGCTAGGGTTCCGACCCAGATTCAATACTTGGATTCAGCTCATCAGCCGACGAACGTCAGCATTAGCCAATGCATGGAAACCATCGCTAACAGCATCTGGCTCCTACAAAAATTGAACTCGAACCAAGCAGTAGCCGATCGCCGGAGCTGGGATTTAACCTCAGCCGCTTGATGTTCGTCGCCGCTTCCCCAACCACTGGCACTGTCATCAATTAAAAGATCGATCGCTGGCCGTTCAATCAATCGTCGCGGACTTCCAAACGTAGCCCTATCAAATCAATAGACAATCAATGGCTCCGGCAACCATCAACAAGACGCTGATCGCGACGTTTGTCTGGAAAAAGGCCTCGCCCACCCTCCCCAAATCATCAGCACTGACGAGCGAGTGTTGACGAAACACCAACGCAAAAATCAGAACAAACGCGGTCCAGTAAACCCATCCAAATCCAACCGCGGGCGATAGCAACGGTAGCGCGACCAAGAAAACCAACATCACCGAGTGCGACACCGCCGCGATTCTCAACGCCCCGGCAACACCAAATCGAGCCGGAACGCTATGCAACTTTGCGCCGCGATCGTACTCCGCGTCCTGACACGCGTAAATGATGTCGAACCCTGTTACCCAAGCGGCGACGGCAGCGGCCAACAGCAGCGCCGGAACTAAATCGCTGGGTATCGATACCGACTGCGGACCCCGGATCGCGACCCAGGCACAGATCGGTGACAAACTAAGTGCCACGCCCAACCAAAGATGGGCCGCACTGGTGAAGCGTTTGGCCAAACTATATCCCAGTACGATTGCCAAAACCGGGACCGAAGCAACTAGCGGAACCCAGTTCGGCCAAAATAATGCCGTCGAAGCAACAAACGCCATCGCGTTGACGATTGTGAACATCATCACCGCCGAGACGGAAAGCCGACCTGCAGGCAAGTGT
This genomic window from Roseiconus lacunae contains:
- a CDS encoding CCA tRNA nucleotidyltransferase — protein: MTKIGPLFDGDNNRPPAVQNSLDEALRICGVLHAAGHVAFFAGGCVRDALLGRLPKDFDVATDATPDRVRKIFGHRNTLAFGASFGVIGVLPPKAIRRKSDSVHPTEVATFRSDGDYSDGRRPDRVHFGDARNDALRRDFTINGLFFDPLEDAIKDYVGGQEDLAMKCLRTIGLPEQRFDEDKLRMLRAVRFATSLGFEIESDTRAELIRRADAIEIVSGERIGAEMRRILSSVFAPRGLQLLIETGLAQKVLPQLCNADLSRLTELLSHRVSLDFETSLALVLLGLGGGEESVWATTLGDLAERWKLSGEEVRRVRTASELSKRLIHAEHLAWSQLQPLMVNRDIAVALQVAKSLVGADGSIGDRGVRRCEEVLQWSAEKLDPAPLVTGDRLIQEGFRPGPKFRDWLTKVRQKQLDGELTTEAAALEYIKRQASP
- a CDS encoding NUDIX hydrolase, translated to MTFSATSCHMDCPPVKPSTRRKRGVVAVIFRDAKLLVIRRALTVTAPGKLCLPGGGIEKGESEEQALVREMEEELAIRVTPVQLCYRSVTSWGTNLAWWYAELHEQEHPTANPAEVADVFWMSREEVRIANDLLPSLPPFLVAWERGEIGLDCDWC
- a CDS encoding 4-hydroxybenzoate octaprenyltransferase, with translation MEGNDNVSESTVSTNKQATIGDWLGLIRFSHTLFALPFAVLATVMAFATPLPNGAYAKFRLIDLIAILVCMVTARSAAMAFNRLVDRKIDAENPRTRKRHLPAGRLSVSAVMMFTIVNAMAFVASTALFWPNWVPLVASVPVLAIVLGYSLAKRFTSAAHLWLGVALSLSPICAWVAIRGPQSVSIPSDLVPALLLAAAVAAWVTGFDIIYACQDAEYDRGAKLHSVPARFGVAGALRIAAVSHSVMLVFLVALPLLSPAVGFGWVYWTAFVLIFALVFRQHSLVSADDLGRVGEAFFQTNVAISVLLMVAGAIDCLLI